TCTCTTGACGTATTTATGTTGAGCGGTTTTTATACTCGCGGCGGGCCTGCGAGTTTACCGGCAGTTGAAGCTTCCTCTTCATCTAAGGTGGGAACTTTACCCCGTTAAGCACGAAGCCGGAAAGAAAGCTGATTATGGCGGTTCCTACATGGAGGAATTAAACTGGTGGGAAAAAGAGATAAAAAGCTCTCTATACAACGAGCTTAAATTCATGATTCCAGAAATTTTGTTTCTTCGTGGGGTCTGGCTTGAGAATCGCCAGGTCTGGAAAGTATCTTTTCCCTTTCATTTCGGCCTGTATATGTTGCTCGCCACTTTGGTCCTCCTTTTTGTAGGCGCTGTGGCCATGATTTTTGGGGCGAAAATTACTGCAGGGGGCAGCACCCTAAGTTTATTGATTTATTATTTGACGATCCTGGTTGGATTTATCGGGTTGACCTTGGGAACAGTGGGCGGTACGGGATTAATTTACCGCCGGGTGTCCGATCCCGCATTAAAGAACTATTCGTCCTTTGCTGACTACTTCAACCTTGCCTTCCTTTTTTTGTTTTTTGTATCAGGCCTATTGACCTGGCTTTTCCACGACCATGCTTTTGACGGGG
This genomic interval from Deltaproteobacteria bacterium contains the following:
- a CDS encoding respiratory nitrate reductase subunit gamma, translating into MEELNWWEKEIKSSLYNELKFMIPEILFLRGVWLENRQVWKVSFPFHFGLYMLLATLVLLFVGAVAMIFGAKITAGGSTLSLLIYYLTILVGFIGLTLGTVGGTGLIYRRVSDPALKNYSSFADYFNLAFLFLFFVSGLLTWLFHDHAFDGARAYIYSLLTFGGQPEGYTSSRSFLGEGTIVLASLVMAYIPMTHMSHMFMKYFLYHFVRWEDKPNFKGSRIEAMILKNLGFKPTWAAGHIGADGEKTWVDIATSGPTRNK